The Dasypus novemcinctus isolate mDasNov1 chromosome 2, mDasNov1.1.hap2, whole genome shotgun sequence genome contains the following window.
CTCGCGGTGATTCTGGCCATCGCCCTGCGCCTCCGACGCCCATCCAGGCCCGCCGTCCGGGGCTGCTTTGGGTCCGTTCTCTGCGCCAAATCTGGACCCGACGTTCCCCTCAACTACAGCGAGGGAACTTTGCCCTATGGCTATAACTTGTGTGTGTCTGGAGATCAAGCTAATCCGGAATTTAAGTTCCTCACATCTGTTTATCCTTGTCCAGCTACTCAAGATATTCTCAACAAAGGTAGCTCTTCAGTGCTATTGGGTAACGTTTTAACTCCTAGTGTTGAAGCTGATAAGACTTTTGAACAGGTAAGTGTTTAAAAGAATGCCTTTTATAATCCAGTATTTATAGTTCTGTTATTTCAAGAGTCTAGAAAATCCCTTGGTAGAGTTTCTGGAATAAATTTAGGTTACACCTATTGATATCACTATCAAGACTAAAGTTTACAATCTCTAATCCCCTACTATTCAAAAGTATTTTGaagttaaatatataaagaaatataaattaccTTTAATTAAAGATGTGGAATACAGTTATAGTTTTATATCGATGTGTTTTAAATGACAACTCCAATGCCATTCCAATTTTTCTCAAACATTTCCTCTTAATAAAGAAACATCGATAAGAATTATAGCCATGCATCCTACCTGATGACCTTCTCAGGACCGTTCTATTTCCATTACCTACGCCGTTCTCTTCAGTGGATACACACCAATAGGAACAAAATCTAACCTGCAAGTTTTCAGTTCTGGtagtattttgaaaaaaaatgtaaaaaccccTTTCACAATTACTCCTTTTATAAAAGCAATCATGGTAAACTTTTAAagattgtggtaaaatatatcttagcaaaaatttaaaatcacatCATATAGgtcattgtttgcctttttaagCTTTACAAATGCGTGTGATTTTCGAAGAGGTGagtaataatttcttctagatcCGGCACTTCAGCCGGGGGTTTACTTACACGTTGCAATAATAACATTGGACTCTAGACGCCGCTGTTCACCAATCATGAAAAAGGAAGCTGTGAGCAATCGGGTCCCTCGCTCCCCCACCTCTACCACACAAGCAGAGTGAGCTGGATACTTACAGATCCTGATGCTGGAAACTTAAAAGTACTTCACTTCGTTCTCTAAAATATTTTGGATGCAGAACACCAACTGATTCAGAAACAAACAGGCGCAAGAAACCGCGGAATATCGGCTCGAACGACGCCATGGTGAATCTGCAAAGGCGCCTGCACCGCTGCGAGCTGGTCCTGCTGTGCATTTTCCTGGGGACGCTGCCGGAATCCGGAGCCGAGAAGATCCGATACTCGGTACCCGAAGAGACGGACAAAGGATTCTTCGTAGGCAATATCTCCAAGGACCTGGGGCTGGAGCCCCGCGAGCTGGCGGAGCGCGGCGTCCGCATCGTCTCCAGAGGAAAGACGCAGCTTTTCTCTCTGAACCCGCGAAGCGGCAGCTTGATCACGGCGGGCAGGATAGACCGGGAGGAGCTCTGTGAGACggtttcttcctgttttttacaTATGGAGATTCTTGTGGAAGACACCTTGAAGATTTACGGAGTGGAGGTGGAAATAATGGATATTAACGATAACGCCCCTAGCTTCCGGGAAGAGGAAGTGGAGATAAAAATCAGTGAGCACGCATCTCTGGGATCGCGATTTCCCCTTCCTAACGCCAGGGATCCCGATGTGGGAGGGAACACCCTCCAGAGCTACCAGCTCAGCcctaataattatttttccttgCAAGTGCGAGGTGGAACAGATGGGGCCAAGAATCCTGAGCTAGTGCTAGAGGAGGGCCTGGACCGTGAGAAAGAGGCTgctcacctcctcctcctcacagCCTTAGATGGAGGAAATCCCGTCCGCAAGGGTGCTGTTCCCATTCGTGTGGTAGTCCTCGATGTAAATGACCACATCCCAAAGTTTACTCAGTCTGTGTATCGAGTGAATGTTCCTGAGAACCTCGGCCCCAGAGCTCGGGTGCTCGTGGTAAACGCAACGGATCCAGATGAGGGAATCAACGGGGAAGTGACGTATTCATTCCGGAATATAGAAAGCAAGGCTTCTGAAATATTCCATTTGGATTCTCAAACTGGAGAAGTCCTAACATGGGGGTCTCTGGATTATGAGAAATATAGATTTTATGAGATGGAAATTCAAGGCCAAGATGGTGGAGGTCTACTGACCACAGCCTCATTGTTGATCACCGTTTTGGATGTGAATGATAACGCTCCAGAAATAGCTATCACCTCTTCTACTAATTCATTGCAGGAAAACTCTCCTCCAGGTACAGTCATTGCCCTTCTAAATGTACAAGATCAAGACTCTGGAAAAAATGGCCAGGTCTCCTGCTTCATTCCTAAGAATCTgccttttaaattagaaaagactTATGGAAGTTACTACAAGCTAATAACAAATGGAGTACTGGATCGGGAGCAGATTCCAAACCACAATATAACCTTGACGGCCACTGACCAGGGGAGTCCACCCTTGTCTACAGAAACTTACATCTCACTGAATGTTGAAGACCATAATGATAACCCACCTGCTTTCCCTCACTCCTCTTACTCAGCCTACATTCCTGAAAACAATCCCAGAGGTGCCTCCATCTTCATGGTGACTGCCCGAGATCCCGATAGCAAAGAAAATGCCAGGGTTATTTATTCCCTGGCAGAAGACATCATCCAGGGGTCGCCTCTTTCCTCCTATGTCTCCATCAACTCAGATACTGGTGTCCTGTATGCTCTGCGCTCCTTTGACTATGAGGAGTTCCGTGAcctgcagctgtgggtgaccgCACGAGACAGTGGGGACCCACCGCTCAGCAGCAATGCGTCACTGACTCTGTTCGTGCTGGACCAGAACGACAACGCACCTGAGATCCtgtaccccacccaccccaccgaCGGCTCTACAGGCGTGGAGCTGGCGCCCCGCTCCGCAGAGCCCGGCTACCTGGTCACCAAGGTGGTGGCGGTGGACAGAGACTCAGGACAGAACGCCTGGCTGTCCTACCGCCTGCTCAAGGCCAGCGAGCCGGGGCTCTTCGCCGTGGGGCTGCACACGGGCGAGGTGCGCACGGCGCGGGCCCTGCTGGACAGAGACGCGCTCAAGCAGAGCCTGGTGGTGGCCGTCCAGGACCACGGACAGCCCCCTCTCTCGGCCACGGTCACACTCACCGTGGCCGTGGCCGACAGCATCCCAGACGTGCTGGCCGACCTGGGCAGCCTCGAGTCTCCCGTCAACCACGAGGCCTCGGGCCTCACGCTTTATCTCGTCGTGGCGGTCACCACCATCTCCTGTGTCTTCCTCGCCTTCGTCATCGTGCTGCTGGCGCTCAGAATGCGGCGCTGGCACAAGTCGCGCCTGCTTCATACCGCAGCAGGCGGGTTGGCGAGCGTGCCCGCGTCGCACTTCGTGGGCGTGGACGGGGTGCGGGCTTTCCTGCAGACCTATTCCCACGAGGTGTCCCTCACCGCGGGCTCGCGGACGAGCCACGTGATCTTCCCGCAGCCCAACTACGCGGACACGCTCATCAGCCAGGGGAGCTGTGAGAAGAGCGAGCCTCTCTTGATAGTTGAAGACTCAGCTACCCGTTTAGGCAAATGTGAAGCAATGAATAATCAGGTGAGATTTATTTCCCTGACTCCCATGTGCTGCTGTCTCTATGCACTTCTTTTAATTGGCTTTTCTGAGCATGTAAGTATTTATGAAAATAGGAGAAAAACATACTCAGTTCATACAACTTTTGAGCAATTCGTGTGGGTTTGTGTACTTGACCTTTGATCAAATTACCATCATTTTTCAGAAAGGTCTTCTGAAAGTCATTTTTTAGTTCTGGCAtggttttcttttgattttaaagGAGTAGTTCACCTATCATGGCTCAGTATAAATTAAGttgaattttaatattatttgtcCATTACCAGTGTCTTTTGCTGTCAATGTAAACTAAGCATGATTCAAAATAACTATTCACaagcactttttaaatatttctctatttCCTCACCGTCATATTACCCCTGCTGGCTTGTATGATCTATCATCATCTACTATTATTCTACTGTTCATGATCCTGTGGATTCAATGGCAcgttctgtctgtctgtctgtctgtctatctatctatctatctatctatctatctatctatctatctatctatctatctatctatttacctATTTATATCTATACACACACTTTTGCACACACAGAAGGAAGCTGTCCTCTGGGCACAAAGCAATTCTATTTGGACTCTTGATGGCTGGTAATATGTTTTGATCCTGTTGACTAGTTTcaaattttttgtgtgtttgaggTACTGGAACTgggattgagccctggacctcgtatgcgggaagctggtgctcaaccactgagccacatcagctccttcAAATTAGTCTTTTTGATTCATCCTACCAAAGCTGACATTCACTGCCTTTTAATATAATGTACTCTTGAGAGAGGAAATGTAGCAATAATTTTTCTTAAGTTTCAGACATCTTTTCTATCATTTCTGTGAAATcacttgtttttttcctgaagaaataattgaatttttgaactgctatttccttttattctttggctCATATtcgcatgagtgtgtgtgtggagggttttttaatgtagtagattcatatatggaaataaattaattttgatCCAGTGCTtcatacattattttcaaatctGCAAAAGgtgcttacatttttaaaaagtttgtttatATGAAATCATTTGtgattataaaatattaagtgGGTATTTAGACCTTTAACAGAGGCTAATCTGGTTGGTATTCctctgggtatttttttttaatatgtctagGAGTCACGGATTCCTTCTATCTTTCCTGCATTTTGTATCACATATACGTATActcagttcttatatttagaaccAACTTGTCATTGACGATTTGATAGTTACCTGATACCATGCTTATTGTTTGAAGCAATGCCTAGGAAAGCCAAGTGAGGAAAGGAGACTTACCTACTTGTTGTTGCTTTTAATCACAGGAATCATCTCTATACTAAATTCAGCTCAGCACTCTCCTACCTCTCTTAGGTCTTTGGCCCCAAATTACTTGGATATTCATGTTCCCTCACAATTTTATATTTCTCATTTAGGAATTGGCCTTAATGTCATTGATTGAAAATAGAGTGTGTCTTGTACTTTGGGcaaaaagaatttcaaatataGAAGAATGAGGTCCCCCCAACAAATGCCTAAATTTGTCTTGAAGCCAAGAAAAATTTAGAGCGCTTTATCTATCTAGGGATGAAATTTATGCTCACGGAATTCCAAAATGAGGAAATGTTTAGGACATTATATGTAGATGGGAATTAGATAAATTAAAAGGATATGAAAAACGGTATGAGGGAAAGAGaggtttttccatatattttttttacttaagtCGGAACGAATCAGGATCTTGGAAAATAAAAAGGTTGGCCTTGAAACTTGATATTAAGAAGGTTATTTTGACTCATAGGTAATGATAAAATTCTGTTAAGGTACAACATATAGTGGTGTTAAACCAGaggataaaaacaaaataccttcacaTTTCAAGTCATTAAGTTCCTATGGTAACCTACTGAGCTGTCTACCTTTATGTTCTCTTTAGGTATGAAAGCATAAAACACTTAATAATTCTTTTCATAAATCTCTTTTATAAGTAACAAGAAAGAGTTTATGGCATTGACCTTCCTTGAGGATTCCCTCTATAGCTTTGAGCTCTACTCCAGTTTCTCTGataaaaggagaaggaaactTATCTGCCTATTTGATGGAGGACAATACTGGATGTCATTTTTGTGGCTATCAGAATTTCCCCAGACCACCTGATGGGCTGGTTTCCCACTTGATCTTTGTTCTAAGTCTGGAAAGAAGAATGTGCTTTGTTCTTCCAGTATGTGCATTGCCTTTTAGGAAAAGACAAACTTTTAACCTCTCATTACTAGGTTAAAAATTCCTCTATAGGATCCTATCTCTAAGAAAATTTATTGGGTAGTGAACACTGGGGAAAAAAGATGCGTCCAAAATTCATAAACTTCCCTTTATCAATACAACATTGCTGTCTGAATACAGAATCCCACTGAATTTGCTGAAGCTTCTGACTGCAGTTCCCTAAATAGACTCGGAGCGCCGCTGTTGGCCAATGCGCTGCAAGAGCTGGAGCCAGAACGACCCAGTGATTTTCTGCACAGTCGCAGAAGCAAGTCGAAAGGCAGAGTGGCCAGGACTCCCGTTCTCCACTCGGCAAATGATTCCGGAATACAGACTGGGATGTCCTCAAACTGGGAGCACTGATTTTTCTACGCAGTggaagcaaatattttaaaagcgaTTTGTAAAGTATCTTCTCTTAACGCCCGAGGCTGCAGCGACTCGCCAGGATGGGAAATAGGGTGGAGCAGCCGAGCAGGAGCCGGCGGCGGCAAGTACTCTTTTCCTTCCTGCTGTCTTTGTTTTGCCGAGCTCTCTCGGATCAGATTCCGTATACGATTCGGGAAGAAATGGCCAGCGGCTCCGTGGTGGGGAATCTCGCTGAGGACCTGGGGCTGCACGTACGGGATGTATTGACCCGCAACGTCAGAGTTAGCGCAGAGAAACAATACTTTTCTGTGAACACGGAGAATGGGAACTTATTAGTGAGTGACAGAATAGATCGGGAGTCGCTGTGCCCCAAAAAACCTCTGTGTGTCCTGCCCTTGGAAATTGTAGCAGACAATCCCCTAAACGTTTTTCACATAAACGTGATGATAGAGGATATAAATGACAACCCACCTCATTTCCCCCAAAATAGCATTGTTTTACATATCAATGAACTTGCAGTTCAAGGTGCTCGGTTTGGCCTGGAATCCGCTATAGACTCGGATATAGGGCCCAACTCTCTCCAGCGTTACCAACTCAGCTCTAATGAGCATTTCTCTCTGATGGACATGACTGAAGGCAAGAATGCCCCAGAATTAGTGTTGAAGAAGTCCCTGGACCGGGAAAAACAGAGCTCCCATCTCCTGGTCCTGACTGCGGTAGATGGGGGCAACCCCATGCGAACTGGCACTGCCCAAATCCGCGTCGAAGTCACCGATGCCAATGACAATCCCCCGGTGTTCAGCCAGGATGAATACAGAGTCAGTCTGTGCGAGAACGTGCCCTCAGGAACGCCGGTACTGAAGGTGATAGCCATCGACCTGGATGAGGGCACCAATGCAGAGATCACCTACTCCTTTAAAATGCTGCCAGAGGATCTTGGAAATATGTTTATGATAGATCATCGAAGTGGAGAAATTAAAACCAGAGGCCCCATCGACTTCGAAATCAGTAGTAGTTATATCATGAATGTAGAAGCCCAGGACGGTGGAGGCATGACTGCCGAATGTAAAGTTATCCTAGAAATTCTGGACGAAAACGACAATGCCCCAGACGTAATTTTCACTTCGGTAGTCAGTTCCATTACAGAGGATGCAGAACCCGGGACGGTGATCGCTCTGTTCAAAACTCATGATAAAGATTCTGGAGAAAATGGAGAGATCACGTGCCTTTTAAAAGAAAACGTTCCTTTCAGAATTGAATCTTCCTCCAATAATTATTACAAGCTCGTAACAGATGGAGCCCTGGATCGGGAGCAGATACCGGAGTATAACGTCACCATCACGGCCACCGACAGGGGCAAGCCGCCCCTCTCCTCTAGCAAAAGTGTCACCCTGCAAATCGGCGACGTCAACGACAACGCACCGGTTTTCCAACAGGCCTCCTACGTGGTCCACGTGGCCGAGAACAACCCGCCCGGCGCCTCCATCGGCCAAGTTAGAGCTTCTGATTCCGACCTGGGGCCCAACGGCCGCGTCTCCTACTCCATCGTGGCCAGCGACCTGGGGCCGCAGGCGCTGTCGTCCTACGTGTCGCTGAGCGCGCAGAGCGGCGTGCTGTTCGCGCAGCGCGCCTTCGACCACGAGCAGCTGCGCGCCTTCCAGCTCACGCTGCAGGCGCGCGACCAGGGCTCGCCCGCGCTCGGCGCCAACGTCAGCCTGCGCGTGTTGGTGGGCGACCGCAACGACAACGCGCCCAGGGTGCTGTACCCGGCGCTGGGGCCCGACGGCTCGGCGCTCTTCGACACGGTGCCGCGCGCCGCGCAGCCCGGCTACCTGGTCACCAAGGTGGTGGCGGTGGACGCCGACTCGGGCCACAACGCCTGGCTGTCGTACCACGTGCTGCAGGCCAGCGAGCCCGGGCTCTTCAGCCTGGGGCTGCGCACGGGCGAGGTGCGCACGGCTCGCGCCTTGGGCGACAGGGACGCGGCCCGCCAGCGCCTGCTGGTCTCGGTGCGCGACGGCGGGCAGCCGGCCCTCTCGGCCACCGCCACGCTGCACCTGGTCTTCGCCGACAGCCTGCAGGAAGCGCTGCCGGACCTCAGTGACCGCGCGGCACCCTCTGACCCCCAGGCGGAGCTGCAGTTTTACCTGGTGGTGGCCTTGGCCTTGATCTCAGTGCTCTTCCTCCTCGCGGTGACTCTGGCCATCGCCCTGCGCCTGCGACGGTCCTGTAGCCTGGCCGCCTGGAGATGCTTTCAGCCTGGTCTGCACTCTAAGACAGGACCCGGGGTTCCTCCTAGCTTCTGCAATGGAACTTTGCCTTATTCCTATGATCTCTGCGTTGCTTCCGATTGCCGAAAAACAATGTTTGATTTTCTCACCATTACGCCAGAAATAGTTCCCAAACAGGATTTCTCTAATGATGCTTCTTTGGTAGTAAGTGCCACTGAGGAGACTAACAAGATGATCACTGACTCTGTCACTTCTACTCATGTAAGTTTCAGTGAATGTCTTTCATCTGTAAATGGGTTGgtttagttttaaaaacaaatatctggtaggaaaaaaaatcttaaatatattatatctaATTTCCTTTCATGGTCACATCCCCACTctcaatattttctcttcttttctatcTGGACCAGAAACATCATTAATAGccctcaaatattttgaaatatttgccAATTTCATCTGAGGCAGTCTTCATCCACCAAAACCAATCACCTTTACTGTGAGAAATGGGTATTGTGATACTGCTGGCACTCAAATACTTTTAAATgaagaagcataaatattttctttctgtgggTATTAATataaggcttttttaaaaaactctagtTATTACAACGTAGAGGAAAATGCAtgagtcttatttttaaaaataaggggaTGAACTGATAATAAAATTCAGGTATATTTGCTACAGAGTCTTCAAATCCCACTGAGTTGTTTAATTTTAGGTCAGATCTTTTTTTTACAACTACTTATAGATTTCCTCCCAATATTATAGATATTATCTTATTTTATGCCTATGAAATGTGCTTATGTtaagaatataaatacaaatatttacaCCTATGAAAACACAATAGCTAGATATCTGTTAGGGAGactctttatttctattttgataTAGGGCCTCCAAATGTATTACCAGTATTTTGAGGCTGAAAATGGAATTAGAACTGTTACCCAGGAAAAGGTAAGTTTATAATAGTCTTTCAGTTACTAACTTTCTTTAGCTAATTCTTCAACACCAaactttcttttgaaaatatattagtaGACTCATTACTCTTATTTCCAGTCAATGCAAGCTGAAATGCTTCCATTCTGTTCTGAAGTGATGATGTGTCTTCTTCACTTGATTTCCTGCAGATGTGAGTCTAATGATATATATTATCATAGTTCTCACTTTTAGGTTTCTTTGTCattgtgaaaattatttttaattaagtgtCAGATGTCAGTAACCTGTTTAGTTATTTCATTTAGACAAATTAAAGAAGTCTACCAAAAAGCCCTTATAATTGAGTCAGGaagtttaaattatttaatgatTTATCAAAACTTGAAACTCCTAGGGAAATGTCCTGTAACAGGTTTGTTGACAGGGGTGGTCTCAAATTAGATTCACcaaaattattccatttatagaaacTTAGATTTGTTTAAAAGCTcattgaaaaaaatcagaatacacCTACAGCTTCAGAAAATACTCTCAAGAAAGTATCTCTGGATGAAAAtttttagggaaatgaaaaagaagtccactgaaatttcaactaaaatGAATACCTTCCTTCTAGTCGGCTCTACTTTCATCCCTATTTCGAGAACAGCAGGTGGAGCTGTTTaagatgtaaaaataaaaaatcctttcCCAGAGTTCAAGATTGTGCAGTAATTGGTTAGGACTCTGAGCGCCGCTGTTCACCAATCAGGGAAAGAAAAGCAGAGAGATCTGCTCATTGTGCACAGCCTAAAGCACAAAGCAGCGAAAGAGAGAACTAACCATCACCTTGAAGTGAGGAAACTGGGCTGAGGAGCTCTGACCCCCAACTCCCTGATTCCAAAGAAAAAAGAGCTGATCCTGACTTCGGTGGTCAAGGGCAGATTTGGAAAATACTCCTCGAGGAAAGTGACAATGATTCCTGTGCACCAGGACTGCAAAGGGCTGGTCCTGCTGGGAGCCCTCCTGGGGATCCTAGGGGAAACCGGATGCACCCAGATCAGCTATTCAGTTCCCGAGGAGCTGGACAAAGGCTCAAGGGTGGGCGATATCGCTAAAGACCTGGGGCTGGAGCCCCGGGAGCTGGCGGAGCGCAGGGTCCGCATCGTCTCCAGAGGTAGGACGCAGCTTTTCGCTCTGAACCCGCGAAGCGGCAGCTTGATCACGGCGGGCAGGATAGACCGGGAGGAGCTCTGTATGGGGGCCATCAAGTGTCATTTAAACATAGAGATTCTGATGGAGGATGAAGTGAAAATATACGGAGTGGAGATAGAAGTGAGGGACGTTAATGATAACGCCCCTTACTTCCGGGATGATgaactagaaataaaaatgagtgaAAACGCAGCCACTGGGACGAGGTTCCCCCTTCCCCACGCTTGGGATCCGGATATCGGAACGAACTCCCTTCAGAGCTACAAACTCAGTCCGAATACTCACTTCTCCCTGGACGTGCAGAGTGGAGCGGATGGGAACAAGTACCCAGAGCTGGTGCTGGAGCGCGCCCTGGACCGAGAGGAACGGGCTGTTCACCGCCTGGTGCTCACCGCCTCCGACGGCGGGGACCCAGTCCGCACCGGCACTGCGCGTATCAGCGTGCTGGTGGTTGATGCGAACGACAACGCACCTGCCTTTGCTCAGTCCGAGTATCAGGTGAACGTCCCCGAAAATGTGGCGGTGGGCACGCTGCTGCTCCTGGTAAACGCCACCGACCCTGACGAAGGAGCCAATGCGGAAGTGATGTATTCCTTCCGGTATGTAGACGACAAGGCGGCCCAAGTTTTCAAGCTAGATTGTAATTTGGGGACAATTTCAACAATAGGGGAGCTGAATCATGAGGAATCGGGATTCTACGAGATGGAAGTGCAAGCAATGGATAACGCAGGATATTCTGCACGGGCCAAAGTCCTGATTACAGTTCTGGACGTGAACGATAACGCCCCCGAAGTAGCGGTCACCTCTCTCACCAGCTCTGTTCCCGAAGACTCTCCCAGAGGGACGTTAATTGCTCTTTTACATGTAAATGACCAAGACTCTGGAGAAAACGGACAGGTGATCTGTTTCATCCAAGGAAATCTGCCCTTTAAATTAGAAAAGTCTTATGGAAATTACTATAGTTTGGTGACAGACACAGTCTTGGACCGGGAACAGGTTCCTAGCTACAACATCACCGTGACTGCCACTGACCAAGGAAGTCCGCGCCTGTCCACGGAAACTCACATCTCGCTGAACGTGGCGGACACCAACGACAACCCACCCGCCTTTCCTCACGCCTCCTATTCTGCTTATATCCCAGAGAACAACCCAAGAGGCGCTGCCATCATTTCCGTGACCGCCCATGACCCCGACTGTGATGAGAATGCCCAGGTCACTTACTCTCTGGCAGAAAACACCCTCGAGGGAGTGCCCGTGTCCTCCTATGTCTCCATCAATTCAGACACCGGCGTCCTGTACGCCCTGCGCTCCTTCGACTATGAGCAGTTCCGTGATTTGCAGCTGCAAGTGATGGCACGTGACAGTGGGAACCCGCCACTCAGCAGCAACATGTCTCTGAGTCTGTTCGTGCTGGACCAGAACGACAATGCGCCTGAAATTTTgtaccccaccctccccaccgACGGCTCTACAGGCGTGGAGCTGGCGCCCCGCTCCGCAGAGCCCGGCTACCTGGTCACCAAGGTGGTGGCGGTGGACAGAGACTCAGGACAGAACGCCTGGCTGTCCTACCGCCTGCTCAAGGCCAGCGAGCCGGGGCTCTTCGCCGTGGGGCTGCACACGGGCGAGGTGCGCACGGCGCGGGCCCTGCTGGACAGAGACGCGCTCAAGCAGAGCCTGGTGGTGGCCGTCCAGGACCACGGACAGCCCCCCCTGTCGGCCACCGTCACGCTCACTGTGGCCGTGGCCGACAGCATCCCAGCCGTGCTGGCCGACCTGGGCAGCCTGGAGTCCCCTGTCAACCACGAGGCCTCGGGCCTCACGCTTTATCTCGTCGTGGCCGTCACCACCGTCTCGTGCGTCTTCCTCGCCTTCGTCATCGTGCTGCTGGCGCTCAGAATGCGGCGCTGGCACAAGTCGCGCCTGCTTCATACCGCAGCAGGCGGGTTGGCGAGCGTGCCCGCGTCGCACTTCGTGGGCGTGGACGGGGTGCGGGCTTTCCTGCAGACCTATTCCCACGAGGTGTCCCTCACCGCGGGCTCGCGGACGAGCCACGTGATCTTCCCGCAGCCCAACTACGCGGACACGCTCATCAGCCAGGGGAGCTGTGAGAAGAGCGAGCCTCTCTTGCTGTCAGGTGATCCCGTGTTTTCTAAAGACAAACATGCATTAATTCAGGTGAGTCCATACCAAATACTTTGCTCCAAGCTTCCAGCAAAATATCTTTTAGTATGGAGGGATAATataatttggaatttataaagCAGATACCAATAGTTTTATATATACCTGACAAACACCAAGGGCAAAATGTCTGCTCTCCCTCATGCCGTATTTATTATtcacacatacagacacacatatCATTTATACcaatttataaaatactttgtctatattgtgttttttcttgtttaattcatCAGCTATAACGTGTttcctgattttgtttttcttattcactGGTCTTGCAACAATTTTACCTTGAGTATCTGAAGCCATTTTAATTAGGAACACAAATTCTTCTAGAAGGAATCAATCTAATTCAATGGAAAGTATAGATGAAGTTTTgtataaacttttataaattgaGTACCTTCTAACTAGTTACATTTGATATGGCTGGCAAATTCATCAAgggattttagtttcttttaaagtACAGGGACCCTTCTTGACCATTAAAAATGGCGTACATTTATACTTTCTCCTTGTCTTAAGTCAATTAATGGTTTTAAATTAATTTCCAAATGCAGTAAGCTTGTTTCTTACGcatttaaaactttcttattgaAATATACAATGTAAGTAATATCATGaggaaaaacaggaaaagtaGTTTATTTTCTCACCTCTGTTACAGATTTCAGGAGTGCAACGTTTATCTGTGTTTCCATGTTAGACTCTTTTTGTGGGCCCATTTTACCA
Protein-coding sequences here:
- the LOC101435103 gene encoding protocadherin gamma-A11 isoform X6; the protein is MVNLQRRLHRCELVLLCIFLGTLPESGAEKIRYSVPEETDKGFFVGNISKDLGLEPRELAERGVRIVSRGKTQLFSLNPRSGSLITAGRIDREELCETVSSCFLHMEILVEDTLKIYGVEVEIMDINDNAPSFREEEVEIKISEHASLGSRFPLPNARDPDVGGNTLQSYQLSPNNYFSLQVRGGTDGAKNPELVLEEGLDREKEAAHLLLLTALDGGNPVRKGAVPIRVVVLDVNDHIPKFTQSVYRVNVPENLGPRARVLVVNATDPDEGINGEVTYSFRNIESKASEIFHLDSQTGEVLTWGSLDYEKYRFYEMEIQGQDGGGLLTTASLLITVLDVNDNAPEIAITSSTNSLQENSPPGTVIALLNVQDQDSGKNGQVSCFIPKNLPFKLEKTYGSYYKLITNGVLDREQIPNHNITLTATDQGSPPLSTETYISLNVEDHNDNPPAFPHSSYSAYIPENNPRGASIFMVTARDPDSKENARVIYSLAEDIIQGSPLSSYVSINSDTGVLYALRSFDYEEFRDLQLWVTARDSGDPPLSSNASLTLFVLDQNDNAPEILYPTHPTDGSTGVELAPRSAEPGYLVTKVVAVDRDSGQNAWLSYRLLKASEPGLFAVGLHTGEVRTARALLDRDALKQSLVVAVQDHGQPPLSATVTLTVAVADSIPDVLADLGSLESPVNHEASGLTLYLVVAVTTISCVFLAFVIVLLALRMRRWHKSRLLHTAAGGLASVPASHFVGVDGVRAFLQTYSHEVSLTAGSRTSHVIFPQPNYADTLISQGSCEKSEPLLIVEDSATRLGKCEAMNNQQAPPNTDWRFSQAQRPGTSGSQNGDETGTWPNNQFDTEMLQAMILASASEAADGSSTLGGGAGTMGLSARYGPQFTLQHVPDYRQNVYIPGSNATLTNAAGKRDAKAPAGGNGNKKKSGKKEKK
- the LOC101435103 gene encoding protocadherin gamma-B2 isoform X25, producing the protein MGNRVEQPSRSRRRQVLFSFLLSLFCRALSDQIPYTIREEMASGSVVGNLAEDLGLHVRDVLTRNVRVSAEKQYFSVNTENGNLLVSDRIDRESLCPKKPLCVLPLEIVADNPLNVFHINVMIEDINDNPPHFPQNSIVLHINELAVQGARFGLESAIDSDIGPNSLQRYQLSSNEHFSLMDMTEGKNAPELVLKKSLDREKQSSHLLVLTAVDGGNPMRTGTAQIRVEVTDANDNPPVFSQDEYRVSLCENVPSGTPVLKVIAIDLDEGTNAEITYSFKMLPEDLGNMFMIDHRSGEIKTRGPIDFEISSSYIMNVEAQDGGGMTAECKVILEILDENDNAPDVIFTSVVSSITEDAEPGTVIALFKTHDKDSGENGEITCLLKENVPFRIESSSNNYYKLVTDGALDREQIPEYNVTITATDRGKPPLSSSKSVTLQIGDVNDNAPVFQQASYVVHVAENNPPGASIGQVRASDSDLGPNGRVSYSIVASDLGPQALSSYVSLSAQSGVLFAQRAFDHEQLRAFQLTLQARDQGSPALGANVSLRVLVGDRNDNAPRVLYPALGPDGSALFDTVPRAAQPGYLVTKVVAVDADSGHNAWLSYHVLQASEPGLFSLGLRTGEVRTARALGDRDAARQRLLVSVRDGGQPALSATATLHLVFADSLQEALPDLSDRAAPSDPQAELQFYLVVALALISVLFLLAVTLAIALRLRRSCSLAAWRCFQPGLHSKTGPGVPPSFCNGTLPYSYDLCVASDCRKTMFDFLTITPEIVPKQDFSNDASLVVSATEETNKMITDSVTSTHQAPPNTDWRFSQAQRPGTSGSQNGDETGTWPNNQFDTEMLQAMILASASEAADGSSTLGGGAGTMGLSARYGPQFTLQHVPDYRQNVYIPGSNATLTNAAGKRDAKAPAGGNGNKKKSGKKEKK